A single region of the Lotus japonicus ecotype B-129 chromosome 4, LjGifu_v1.2 genome encodes:
- the LOC130711662 gene encoding uncharacterized protein LOC130711662 isoform X1 yields the protein MAKRSDFAQKLLDDLRLRKERMTPSQRSNQSHHLPTDAHACTKQTFRGFRNTKANENLSSRTGEMLNRRRHRSINTGELSNQIIPYGKGQSSGHMSQALAFAFENGGKLRRGDFSYRDAIMGFLHQIKRGSVELGLSERGINLDRQVASTRHTPNLSLMQIHEISKGAQKINHILRACSDGLNMDTYSLQFAKELLQGAIDLEESLRMLVDMQKSSAPQGQNKSRLILLEEENDDDDNRRMENSEQMQLARPTFSFDKPSRHAQNHHQVHKAVSMQRLITLTSTKEVRNSNRDNKNVKIQVSQMRSTSSSSEISKQKSQMVSNPESGRIPNVIAKLMGLDNLPEKVEMESKHMHQKDSGNTQKVEGYHGMTSKHTAESSTKKTELKKEQIENLIPLAKKNQKVVETVKIPANQYEELMFGSLLQKASFEGVVQNGKPLWRNLDGIKAFKRFDKTTTKIDKHNKSSAQKNLIRESQNDAKMTGRKQDQPNHSNREQKGTVKGRTNDPILNSMLAQLDQVHKTSEVKDLIRVEKEISGSFIPPEKRNTSKDILNNEKKPQNHLGVPKSHLLSKNGSQYEKHHREQQLQQREEYMLMMRPQGGSEMTSKSSSKPPQQLINLHKKHPSINQATLYKKNSGENVAAMKSKGFLCSHNDDHDLVRDEESNNTNEKLKEIINNRKLGQTFSPREREFVRAKGKHGVKTLKDEKHVHKLASKKIKNTRKLKVDMPGKFDQILTGRNGAKLITEQGKEQIPSLQEARDREADKFNVLNRAEKESVSMSRQADAHIICSNELETVAVAEPLNVRLQPHKEAELLPTLYCCGGGELKSPQESVALLPNDLHYQDVKSVAINLQDQAVLLEAGEGFKTGEIAPHITNGIQEGRIGTKHSQLQDHSISEISIQQPLTESEKCLKLILVMSQSFVSTAEALFRLNFPDNILQGGDLEIQDEGSKLILDCGYEVMKRKGIRQELKVHICSKISISTVKIRSLDDLVRQLSEDMEKLKFYGRKRSSQVDVFEDYLPKMLEHDVYDKDPDIDCMWDLGWNNETYAFMEKYDVIRETEKHILSALLDEITGCMLKEV from the exons ATGGCCAAGAGATCAGATTTTGCACAGAAGCTGCTCGATGATCTTCGCCTAAGGAAAGAGCGAATGACTCCATCTCAGAGGTCTAACCAATCCCACCATTTACCAACAG ATGCACACGCTTGCACCAAGCAAACATTCAGAGGATTCAGAAATACAAAAGCTAATGAAAAT CTTAGTTCCAGAACTGGGGAGATGCTGAACAGGAGGAGGCACAGATCAATAAACACTGGAGAATTGTCAAATCAGATTATTCCATATGGGAAAGGTCAGAGCTCAGGCCATATGTCCCAAGCCCTGGCTTTTGCCTTTGAGAATGGAGGGAAACTAAGAAGGGGGGATTTTTCTTATAGGGATGCAATTATGGGTTTCCTTCATCAAATCAAAAGGGGATCAGTGGAACTCGGCTTGTCAGAAAGAGGAATCAATTTAGATAGGCAAGTAGCTTCAACAAGACACACTCCTAATCTCTCTCTTATGCAGATACATGAAATATCCAAAGGTGCACAAAAAATAAACCACATATTGAGAGCCTGCTCTGATGGTCTTAACATGGATACATATTCATTACAATTTGCAAAGGAACTATTACAAGGAGCCATTGATTTGGAAGAGTCTCTCAGGATGCTAGTAGACATGCAGAAAAGTTCAGCCCCACAAGGGCAGAACAAAAGTCGGCTCATACTATTAGAGGaggaaaatgatgatgatgacaataGAAGGATGGAAAATTCTGAGCAAATGCAACTGGCCCGACCGACTTTCTCCTTCGACAAGCCCTCAAGGCATGCCCAAAACCACCACCAAGTTCACAAGGCTGTTTCCATGCAGAGGCTTATTACTCTCACCAGCACCAAGGAAGTCAGAAACTCAAATAGAGACAACAAAAATGTGAAAATACAGGTTTCTCAGATGCGATCAACTAGCTCTAGCTCTGAAATTTCAAAACAGAAAAGCCAGATGGTTTCCAATCCAGAGAGCGGAAGGATCCCTAATGTAATAGCCAAATTAATGGGGCTGGACAACCTTCCTGAGAAAGTGGAAATGGAATCAAAACACATGCATCAGAAGGATTCAGGTAATACACAAAAAGTAGAAGGATATCATGGAATGACATCCAAGCATACTGCAGAAAGTAGCACCAAGAAGACTGAACTGAAGAAAGAACAAATAGAAAATTTGATACCTCTGGCTAAGAAAAATCAAAAAGTTGTAGAAACCGTCAAAATACCCGCAAATCAGTATGAGGAACTGATGTTTGGTTCTCTCCTCCAAAAGGCCAGCTTTGAGGGGGTTGTTCAGAATGGAAAACCACTATGGAGGAACCTGGATGGaataaaagcatttaaaagattTGACAAGACCACCACCAAAATAGACAAGCATAATAAAAGTTCTGCTCAAAAGAACCTTATTAGAGAAAGTCAAAATGATGCTAAGATGACAGGAAGAAAACAGGATCAGCCAAATCACAGCAACAGAGAACAAAAAGGCACAGTCAAGGGAAGAACCAATGATCCAATTCTAAATAGTATGCTGGCCCAGCTGGATCAAGTGCACAAAACATCAGAAGTTAAAGATTTGATTCGAGTTGAAAAAGAAATCAGTGGAAGCTTCATTCCACCAGAAAAAAGAAACACAAGCAAGGACATATTGAACAATGAAAAGAAGCCTCAGAACCATCTTGGAGTTCCAAAGTCACACCTACTCTCCAAAAATGGGAGTCAGTATGAAAAACATCATAGAGAACAGCAGCTCCAGCAGAGGGAAGAATACATGTTGATGATGAGACCACAAGGAGGGAGTGAAATGACATCCAAGAGTTCATCAAAACCCCCTCAACAATTGATCAATCTTCATAAGAAGCATCCATCCATAAACCAAGCCACACTGTACAAGAAAAACTCTGGAGAAAATGTTGCTGCTATGAAATCAAAAGGCTTTTTATGTAGTCACAATGATGATCACGATCTAGTCAGAGATGAAGAATCCAACAACACAAATGAGAAACTAAAAGAAATTATCAATAATAGGAAGTTGGGCCAAACTTTCTCTCCAAGAGAACGAGAATTTGTACGAGCTAAGGGAAAGCATGGCGTCAAAACACTGAAGGATGAAAAACATGTTCATAAACTGGCTAGCAAGAAAATAAAGAATACCAGAAAGTTAAAAGTCGACATGCCTGGAAAGTTTGATCAAATATTGACTGGAAGAAATGGAGCAAAGCTCATCACTGAACAGGGAAAAGAACAGATTCCCAGTTTGCAAGAagcaagagatagagaagctgATAAATTCAATGTCCTGAACAGAGcagagaaagaaagtgtgagCATGTCCAGACAAGCAGATGCACATATCATTTGCTCCAATGAACTAGAAACTGTGGCGGTGGCTGAACCATTGAATGTGAGGTTGCAACCACATAAAGAAGCTGAGCTTCTTCCTACATTATATTGCTGTGGTGGTGGAGAACTTAAAAGCCCACAAGAATCAGTAGCTTTACTTCCCAATGATTTG CACTACCAAGATGTGAAATCAGTAGCGATCAATTTGCAAGATCAAGCTGTTCTGTTGGAAGCAGGTGAAGGATTCAAGACCGGTGAAATTGCACCGCATATAACAAATG GAATTCAGGAAGGCAGAATTGGTACTAAGCACTCACAATTACAAGATCATAGCATTTCTGAAATAAGCATCCAACAACCACTAACAGAAAGTGAGAAGTGCCTCAAGTTGATTTTGGTCATGAGTCAATCATTCGTCAGCACTGCAGAAGCACTTTTCAGACTCAACTTCCCGGATAACATTCTTCAAGGTGGTGATCTGGAGATTCAAGATGAAGGAAGCAAACTGATATTAGATTGTGGATATGAAGTAATGAAAAGAAAGGGGATACGGCAGGAACTCAAAGTTCATATTTGTTCAAAGATATCAATCAGTACCGTGAAAATAAGATCACTCGATGACTTGGTTAGGCAGCTGAGTGAAGACATGGAGAAGCTTAAATTTTACGGTAGAAAAAGAAGTTCTCAAGTTGATGTGTTTGAGGACTACCTGCCTAAAATGCTTGAACATGATGTATATGACAAAGATCCAGACATAGACTGCATGTGGGATTTAGGTTGGAATAACGAGACATATGCATTTATGGAAAAATATGATGTTATAAGAGAAACAGAAAAGCATATCCTTAGTGCGCTTCTGGATGAGATCACCGGTTGCATGTTGAAGGAGGTCTGA
- the LOC130711667 gene encoding uncharacterized protein LOC130711667 encodes MSDPYERVKGGRLAFKGGTLATRTDNPKKRKKGKKKKDKNPNDEDETLIVIDKQGDGSESAAAAAAEGEEEEAYTIDAAKRMKYEQLFPVEAKKFGYEPKTKTKTNSKSVEEALDDRVKKKADRYCK; translated from the coding sequence ATGTCGGATCCATACGAGCGGGTGAAAGGAGGAAGATTAGCATTCAAAGGAGGAACCCTGGCCACTCGCACCGATAATCctaagaagagaaagaaagggaagaagaagaaggacaagaaCCCTAACGACGAAGACGAAACCCTGATAGTCATAGATAAACAGGGTGATGGATCCGaatcagcagcagcagcagcagcagaaggggaagaggaagaggcgTACACGATTGATGCGGCGAAGCGAATGAAATACGAACAACTCTTCCCGGTTGAAGCCAAGAAGTTCGGTTACGaacccaaaaccaaaaccaaaaccaactCCAAGTCCGTTGAGGAGGCCCTCGATGATCGCGTCAAGAAGAAGGCTGATCGTTACTGCAAATGA
- the LOC130711662 gene encoding uncharacterized protein LOC130711662 isoform X2: protein MAKRSDFAQKLLDDLRLRKERMTPSQRSNQSHHLPTDAHACTKQTFRGFRNTKANENLSSRTGEMLNRRRHRSINTGELSNQIIPYGKGQSSGHMSQALAFAFENGGKLRRGDFSYRDAIMGFLHQIKRGSVELGLSERGINLDRQVASTRHTPNLSLMQIHEISKGAQKINHILRACSDGLNMDTYSLQFAKELLQGAIDLEESLRMLVDMQKSSAPQGQNKSRLILLEEENDDDDNRRMENSEQMQLARPTFSFDKPSRHAQNHHQVHKAVSMQRLITLTSTKEVRNSNRDNKNVKIQVSQMRSTSSSSEISKQKSQMVSNPESGRIPNVIAKLMGLDNLPEKVEMESKHMHQKDSGNTQKVEGYHGMTSKHTAESSTKKTELKKEQIENLIPLAKKNQKVVETVKIPANQYEELMFGSLLQKASFEGVVQNGKPLWRNLDGIKAFKRFDKTTTKIDKHNKSSAQKNLIRESQNDAKMTGRKQDQPNHSNREQKGTVKGRTNDPILNSMLAQLDQVHKTSEVKDLIRVEKEISGSFIPPEKRNTSKDILNNEKKPQNHLGVPKSHLLSKNGSQYEKHHREQQLQQREEYMLMMRPQGGSEMTSKSSSKPPQQLINLHKKHPSINQATLYKKNSGENVAAMKSKGFLCSHNDDHDLVRDEESNNTNEKLKEIINNRKLGQTFSPREREFVRAKGKHGVKTLKDEKHVHKLASKKIKNTRKLKVDMPGKFDQILTGRNGAKLITEQGKEQIPSLQEARDREADKFNVLNRAEKESVSMSRQADAHIICSNELETVAVAEPLNVRLQPHKEAELLPTLYCCGGGELKSPQESVALLPNDLHYQDVKSVAINLQDQAVLLEAGEGFKTGEIAPHITNGSRAYHYAKTNWC from the exons ATGGCCAAGAGATCAGATTTTGCACAGAAGCTGCTCGATGATCTTCGCCTAAGGAAAGAGCGAATGACTCCATCTCAGAGGTCTAACCAATCCCACCATTTACCAACAG ATGCACACGCTTGCACCAAGCAAACATTCAGAGGATTCAGAAATACAAAAGCTAATGAAAAT CTTAGTTCCAGAACTGGGGAGATGCTGAACAGGAGGAGGCACAGATCAATAAACACTGGAGAATTGTCAAATCAGATTATTCCATATGGGAAAGGTCAGAGCTCAGGCCATATGTCCCAAGCCCTGGCTTTTGCCTTTGAGAATGGAGGGAAACTAAGAAGGGGGGATTTTTCTTATAGGGATGCAATTATGGGTTTCCTTCATCAAATCAAAAGGGGATCAGTGGAACTCGGCTTGTCAGAAAGAGGAATCAATTTAGATAGGCAAGTAGCTTCAACAAGACACACTCCTAATCTCTCTCTTATGCAGATACATGAAATATCCAAAGGTGCACAAAAAATAAACCACATATTGAGAGCCTGCTCTGATGGTCTTAACATGGATACATATTCATTACAATTTGCAAAGGAACTATTACAAGGAGCCATTGATTTGGAAGAGTCTCTCAGGATGCTAGTAGACATGCAGAAAAGTTCAGCCCCACAAGGGCAGAACAAAAGTCGGCTCATACTATTAGAGGaggaaaatgatgatgatgacaataGAAGGATGGAAAATTCTGAGCAAATGCAACTGGCCCGACCGACTTTCTCCTTCGACAAGCCCTCAAGGCATGCCCAAAACCACCACCAAGTTCACAAGGCTGTTTCCATGCAGAGGCTTATTACTCTCACCAGCACCAAGGAAGTCAGAAACTCAAATAGAGACAACAAAAATGTGAAAATACAGGTTTCTCAGATGCGATCAACTAGCTCTAGCTCTGAAATTTCAAAACAGAAAAGCCAGATGGTTTCCAATCCAGAGAGCGGAAGGATCCCTAATGTAATAGCCAAATTAATGGGGCTGGACAACCTTCCTGAGAAAGTGGAAATGGAATCAAAACACATGCATCAGAAGGATTCAGGTAATACACAAAAAGTAGAAGGATATCATGGAATGACATCCAAGCATACTGCAGAAAGTAGCACCAAGAAGACTGAACTGAAGAAAGAACAAATAGAAAATTTGATACCTCTGGCTAAGAAAAATCAAAAAGTTGTAGAAACCGTCAAAATACCCGCAAATCAGTATGAGGAACTGATGTTTGGTTCTCTCCTCCAAAAGGCCAGCTTTGAGGGGGTTGTTCAGAATGGAAAACCACTATGGAGGAACCTGGATGGaataaaagcatttaaaagattTGACAAGACCACCACCAAAATAGACAAGCATAATAAAAGTTCTGCTCAAAAGAACCTTATTAGAGAAAGTCAAAATGATGCTAAGATGACAGGAAGAAAACAGGATCAGCCAAATCACAGCAACAGAGAACAAAAAGGCACAGTCAAGGGAAGAACCAATGATCCAATTCTAAATAGTATGCTGGCCCAGCTGGATCAAGTGCACAAAACATCAGAAGTTAAAGATTTGATTCGAGTTGAAAAAGAAATCAGTGGAAGCTTCATTCCACCAGAAAAAAGAAACACAAGCAAGGACATATTGAACAATGAAAAGAAGCCTCAGAACCATCTTGGAGTTCCAAAGTCACACCTACTCTCCAAAAATGGGAGTCAGTATGAAAAACATCATAGAGAACAGCAGCTCCAGCAGAGGGAAGAATACATGTTGATGATGAGACCACAAGGAGGGAGTGAAATGACATCCAAGAGTTCATCAAAACCCCCTCAACAATTGATCAATCTTCATAAGAAGCATCCATCCATAAACCAAGCCACACTGTACAAGAAAAACTCTGGAGAAAATGTTGCTGCTATGAAATCAAAAGGCTTTTTATGTAGTCACAATGATGATCACGATCTAGTCAGAGATGAAGAATCCAACAACACAAATGAGAAACTAAAAGAAATTATCAATAATAGGAAGTTGGGCCAAACTTTCTCTCCAAGAGAACGAGAATTTGTACGAGCTAAGGGAAAGCATGGCGTCAAAACACTGAAGGATGAAAAACATGTTCATAAACTGGCTAGCAAGAAAATAAAGAATACCAGAAAGTTAAAAGTCGACATGCCTGGAAAGTTTGATCAAATATTGACTGGAAGAAATGGAGCAAAGCTCATCACTGAACAGGGAAAAGAACAGATTCCCAGTTTGCAAGAagcaagagatagagaagctgATAAATTCAATGTCCTGAACAGAGcagagaaagaaagtgtgagCATGTCCAGACAAGCAGATGCACATATCATTTGCTCCAATGAACTAGAAACTGTGGCGGTGGCTGAACCATTGAATGTGAGGTTGCAACCACATAAAGAAGCTGAGCTTCTTCCTACATTATATTGCTGTGGTGGTGGAGAACTTAAAAGCCCACAAGAATCAGTAGCTTTACTTCCCAATGATTTG CACTACCAAGATGTGAAATCAGTAGCGATCAATTTGCAAGATCAAGCTGTTCTGTTGGAAGCAGGTGAAGGATTCAAGACCGGTGAAATTGCACCGCATATAACAAATG gatcacgcgcttaccactacgccaaaaccaattggtgttag
- the LOC130713480 gene encoding uncharacterized protein LOC130713480 produces the protein MDQLPASNLPSKLGIKANPSIKKRLSSPRELISHYESQGMETEEASLKVIEDLQKALFGVIFSGRGKKDKLLTDSSTKMDAVNNRLNILDMKLDSKPVYAFN, from the coding sequence ATGGATCAACTTCCAGCCTCAAATTTACCCTCTAAGCTAGGAATTAAAGCAAACCCAAGCATAAAGAAAAGACTTTCGTCGCCGAGGGAATTGATATCCCACTATGAATCTCAAGGGATGGAAACTGAAGAAGCCTCCTTGAAGGTGATAGAGGATCTCCAGAAGGCATTGTTTGGGGTAATATTCTCTGGTAGAGGTAAAAAAGACAAGCTTTTGACTGATTCTTCTACGAAGATGGATGCAGTCAATAACAGACTCAACATTCTTGACATGAAGCTTGATTCAAAGCCTGTGTATGCATTCAATTAA